The following nucleotide sequence is from Nomia melanderi isolate GNS246 chromosome 10, iyNomMela1, whole genome shotgun sequence.
CATCCAGTGCAAGCCATTTACTTAAAAGTTTATGAGTAAGACGATTAACTTGCAGAAGTCCTTCTAATTCCTgaagtgtataaaacattacaattaGATTTCTAATTTAATCTGGATATACGTTGAACAGAATTTATAAGTAGAATTTATAAACTTACTACAActcctgtaatatcaccggactCAAATTTACTAATTGCTAAATCCAACGATTTTTGCATGTCCGCATTAATACGTTGTGTGATCAACTTATTCAAGTCAATACTCCTTCCCAATAACTGAACATGTCTTTGTTTTAATAACGTTTCGTATCGATTGGCACGAGGGTATGGAAGTAAGTATGCTCCAAGAGCAACGCATTCGACTCGAAATCTTTTGTCTAACAATATACTTGCAGCCAGTTGCTTATAGTGAGCAAAAATTTGTTCGCTAAGCTTATAAACGAACTGATCAAAGCATAAATTTACTTCAGCTTCCACTTCATCGTACAGAAATTGTTTGCGGAATATCGTCAGTGCATATAATGCACTATCGTTGTATAAATCCAATGGATATAGAACATATCTAAAAGCAtaacattatgtataatatatttatatgtattaacaAGTAAAGCATTAAATGTACTTACTCCATCATCGATGGTTCTTTACTTCTTAGTATGTGATCAGTCAATATCCATGGCATAGACATCTCAATGGGGAACTGAAACATGAACCAGTAAACTTTAAAATCCTTATACGATAACTTGAGCATCAGTGCTGAATAGTATAATATTCCACTAATTACAAACCCCAAgtgttaataaagtaattagagaaacagttatatatttgtaaaaatacaacattagaaatattgtatttgCTTTGAGGACACTACctttacataaatatacattGATTTCATCACTTAATGCATGctacatataaatacataaaacagaaATCAAGTTAACGATCGAATGTGCTATCCATcatgtttcaattttttccaACTGTATTGTGCTTGTGTTATAAACGtgcaaatatttcttaacatagttttagatacgtgtatttaaatacttcacttAAAAGCTGTTACAAAAGACGAACACAACATTTACACAGGCTgtacaataaaaacaaattctaATACAACATATTCTGCagtttgaaattattctttgaaTATCAGAAACACTAAAGTACAAATCGATTTCAACTATACAAAATGCAATTTCCATTATGAACAAATGCAGTAATAATGAAATCAGTAAACCATATAAATGGTTATATACTGCGGTAAGTTATAAGCGTAAGCCAACGTTGCTACAACCACTCGTGTCTAACAGAGTACCTGAATACGTTTCTCCATGGTGATCAAGTCGCTGCACTCTTCATTATGCTGGTGACGTACTTGGCATTTCTAGTCATGAAATCAAGCACACAAAACGCTATTTTGATAGTATTTTTTATATCTTAGTACAAAACATAAATTACTTCTATATTCATTAGAGACTAATAAGATAAAAGTGAAAACACCAAATAACGTTTTccatttaaaatgtttacatgACTGAGTATAGAGTAAAAAAGGtagcaaacaaatttttaattacctGTATCTTTCGACCCATGGTCATTTCCAGATAAAACTCTCTGTACCATAATTGAGACAAATCGCAACAGTCTTGTAAagattctaaaaaaaaaagcaaGGTATACTAATAAGACAAGAAATTTATAACtatgtaataattgtttttcCTTAATcgtaatatctaatatataacaaataataataatttttagttaCCACTAAAATTTAAAAGGTAACTCCAATAAAAGCTAGTTTTATGGAATTGATCGATTTGCACAAGATATTGACCATCAATATCTTTTCTCAGAGTACGTTTTCCTCCACTTTTATCGGCAATTAACGATTCTAACATGGTAcgaaccatataaagctgagTTGAGGAAGGACCTGAAAAGAGAAATAATCTttgaaagaattgaaaatacgcaatattataaatataaattgtctTTGAATCTTACCGACATTCCTTCGTGGTACTTTAATACCAAATCCATTGTCAGGATCTTTCTTGCCTTTTAAAGCAGGATCTCCTAATGGCTCTACACCAAAATGCCAATCTGCACAAGTTTCCCTTACAGATACAATTATACTGAAACAAATAGTAAACAGTTGAACTCATAAGTTAACTATATACAGTTATTAAAAACACaggatatatttattaaaaatatgttggtATTTACAAACCTCCTAATaagatcttttttatttttaattgctttACGTAGTGGCTCCCGCAAAATAAGTTGCACAAAATCTTGTAATTCTGCATATATATTTCTACGTATTGCATCGATGAAAACCGTTTCTATACGAGCCATTAATACTTGTAATCCTTTAATCATTGCAATCACTTCTATTAAAGCAAATTTTTCCTCATCTGTGTAATTGTAACGTGTAGCCtaccaaaataaaatatattaatatcaattcattagtagtaaaatttacaatgaaTACAGAATATACTCTACTCTTTCATATTCTTCAGCTTCCTGTGGGCATTCCTTGTTCATATGATGATCAGTGGGATGAAGAAGCTTCCAACTATAAAGTTCTGTCACCACGCTTGTCCATTGTGAAAGTAATTGCAATCCACGCAATGCTAATTCAGCAGTTTCCCTATTTTCTACGTCGCTACCACATTCTTTATACGTGGTTGTTACTTCATTACTGTATCTATAtcatgatttttaaaaaataatagcttctttacaaatttttaaatgaagattgctttttacataaactgttaatgtatattattaccTTGCTAGTTCACTAATATACTTTACATGATCCTCTCTAATCTGTGGCAGATGCACCATAAGATCTGCTTGAGGACTTATGCTGTTTGATGAAGAAGATAATGGCCACTTTGATGCATCAAAGTGTTTAGAAcgcttaatataattaaaaggcGCAATTTGCATGTCACCAAATAATGGTACTACctccaaatttttaaaaattctatcaattcgatctaattttaattttttcttttgatCCAATTTATTGATATTGCACAATTCactatccattaaaaataatcCAAATCCCATGACCTTTACCAACATGTGTTTTTCATTTGGTGTTAAATACATTTTAGTCTCAAACATGTGGACACAAATATTGACCACATCTGCAAGTAACTCTTCGTATCCTGcaattttttccaaattttcttttaCTGTGTCACGAATTTTGTTTTGTGTAGCTAAAAACATTGATAGATTTTGTGATTCCTGTAATGTTTGGGAGTCAGACATTACTTTAAGAAATTGAGCAGCCCTGAAATTAAAGAACAATCTCAATTAATGTAATCATGGCATAATTTTTCTAACACAGTggtttaaaaagaataattaccTCCTATAAGTAGAGTAATCATTTTTTACACTAGATTTCATGTTTTTCAATTCGTCCAAAACAGCaaacatattaataaatttccctaaTGTAAGCAGATATGCTTCAGAAACAaagtcttttcttttttcatggTGACATAAACGTTTTACTTCTCCAGAGAACCTTTCAATAGCTTTTCTCTAAAAAGAAATCATTAATATGTGAAGACCATAGACgcatacagaaatatataagaaacaaaAGTACTAGTCAAATACTCacttgaaaatacataaaattcagTAACTTATTTACTTCTGGTGCTAATACTTCTACtgttttttcataaatttctaccCTATTTGGTTGTTCATTCGATTTTGGTTGAGGAATCGCACGGGAGCAACATCTCCAAGTATATAACATAACAGCATGCTTTAATCCTTCTTCTAATAGTTCATTCTTTGAAATAGGTGTATATTCATTAgcacattagaaaatattactaAACAATCATTGTATATACTTGTTATTACATAAAGTAATTTCTTAATCTTACCAAGCTTGCATGAACTGTAGCTTCTTCAATATATTTAGCAATTCCTGTAACAAAGCCATTTCTGTCTTCGAAATTAGTATCAAAATTCGCTTGATATACTACAGAACACGGTTGCGCTTCAATGCACGGCTGTTCATCTGGTAATGTAAATTCATCAAGCACATCAACATTAGACAAAGCATCACCCAAAGTTACTTTGTCAGTAGTCATTTCAGTTTAGGAATAAACCTACAtaagagaaataattatttacacactATTCACAATTATAtcacaattaattatattaaaaatttatatatcatattactCCTTTAACAACGTTTATTAAGTCGtatctttaaaaaatgttttatataagtgaacaattgtaaacatttaaaaattacttgtaaagagtaattattacaaaataattattatttataaaattactcaCCTCTAAAGAGGTTACGGTACCCAGTAACTTAAGTACACTAGAAACTTATATCTTTCTACtagaaaatgaaatgattttcaagtaattcacaATACAATTAACACATTTTGACGCAACGTTGAACAATGCCGTGAATCTATAGAATTGAAAATCTAATACTCCACCCTCTCACTAGAAAACATAGGATAATTATCCTATCAACAATACTCAAGCCCTACATGCAGTAGCTCTATGGACTGCTGTAATGTCCTTGTTTAAATATAATCCACATTCTGCTTAGTTCTCACGTCCTTCGCCAAACTAAGCAgtatcaatttcaaattaattgtacCATTCAAGAATgactttttaacattttatgtttatattatgtttgtctttatatttataactaattactttaattagttgcgaatatcaatttttacagCTCAATGTAGCAATTAGGTTGTACGATAATATCGTACAATGTTTTCCCCGTAACTTCTCAGTTTACGGAACTCTTTAACATCTCATCCTTAAATATTACAGTGTAGTCTATGTAGCTAAGTATCAAGTACTTAAGTATATTCCGTTCACGACTCGAAAGCTAGCGAAACAGTAGGTATTTACCTACAGAGGCAAGGAATATTTTCGCTGTGTGCTTTGTTAGCCTTGTCTACGTAATAAGTTGTGAGCAAACGATACGATCTAACGTGACCGCAACACTCAGGAAGTTGATTAACAGATCTCTTTATTcgaatcatttttttttcaatattagaACATACTTAAATTACAGTCAAAAAGAAGGTATAtcgcatttaataaaatattgtacctATGGATACTGTTACCGAAACAAATGATGGTAGTGAAGTGTTAAACCTCCGTTAATGAGAacgaaaattttgtttctttgaaaGCTTCTCGTGTCACGTTAACTTCAGTGGAATGCGTTAAAGTTCAacgaaatcattaataatctTAGACATACAAATCGAAACGAGAATAAAGCTTACAAAACAACaaggaagaaaatattatcaaaacaaGTTTAAATCGAgattgtataaaaaaaaaagtttgtGTTAAACACTTGTGATTAAAGGCTTATGAAGTATGACAGACGAagtaacaattaatattttaagtttgAATTGCTGGTAAGAAATTCTTTCATAATAGTTcagatttcattgaaatgtgcatatttatttctttttatttgtttattcagtGATGTTTATTCTTGTTTAACATGTCACTGTTACTTTACAGGGGAATACCATATGTTTCGAAAAACAGAGAAGATCGTATGAAAGCAATAGCAGAGAAATTTGCAACTGAAAATTATGATGTTATTTGCTTGCAAGAGGTATGGTCTGTTAATGATTTTAAGATGATCAAAGCCAGAACACAAGAGCAATTGCCTTACTCACATTACTTTTACAGGTAATTACCTcgttaatgtgttaatattaaataatttatatgtgaatattcttacaattcaatattaaactataacatacattatatttgtattaaaactCTTTTAAATGTTTGTAGTGGTGTTCTTGGATCTGGGATTTGTGTCTTATCAAAATATCCCATTGAAGATGTAATGTTTCATAAATGGACTTTAAATGGATATGTACACAAAGTACATCATGGAGATTGGTTTGGTGGTAAAGGAGTTGGACTTTGTAGACTTAAAATTCATGGTATGACTGTTAATATATACACTGTACATGTAAGTAAACTCACAGAAACTATTGCTATTTTGTATACATTTGTTTCAAATACATTAAACGCGTTTAATCTTTTAGTTGCATGCAGAATATAATAGGCATAATGATGAGTATATAGCACACCGAGTTTTACAAGCATTCGACACTGCCCAATTTATTAGAATGACTTGTGGTGGTGCTGATTTTGCCATATTGGGAGGTGATCTTAACACAGAACCGCAAGATTTAGCTTACAAAATCATTTGTGGTGTTGCCGGTTTATCTGATGCTTGCTCAAgcgtttcaaataatttaggGACCAACGAGTGTGCCAATAATAGTTATACTAGCTCTAAACTTGCAAGGAAGGTCCCAGAAGGAAAACGTATAGACCATATATTATACTTGAGTTCAAAACTTAATAAAGtatgttatattatttccatgaattttaattacttatcaagtattatctttatctttattaataatatgtttttataGGTGGAagtagtaaattttcatcatccTTTCCCGAAACGTGTACCTTACAAAGATTTTAGTTATTCTGATCATGAAGCTGTTATGGCTACCTTAAAACTTAGCCctggtaaattaattaatatagtgTCACATTGAATTATTGTATTGTGCAAGTATTTAatgcttataaatattttctttttaggtCTGTCACAACCAGTAAATGTAGATATTAGAGATTCGTTGAAAGAGGCTATAAACATATGTGAAACTTCATTAAAGAGTGTTCGTCGTCATcgtattttgtatttaatatttgctTGCGTACTAACAGTTCCACTTGTTTGCTCTATGGGATTAGATTGTACCATTGTATCTGTAGGTGTGAACATTGGGCTCAATGTAATTCGCGTCTTTTTAAGTGCAATGCTGTGTTATACTTTGTTTATGAGTACCATATGGAATAGTGTAGAGAAAAATGCTTTGAAAGCAGGCAGATTAGAAATGGAAATTTACTTGacaaatttaaacaataatttattaaaaaaatgaacataCCTATGTGCATCATAGAAGTACATGTTTGGCTCAAAATTTTGACTtctctattaaactatttctGAACTATTCTgtaaaaaaatgtcaaatgGTATTCTCATTGataatgaaagtatattttcttatacaatgaatcttaacatttttatacattaggATTTCTACTGACGTATTACTCTAGGACAATAATCAAGTTATATGTtgtcaaaaaatatttattgttcaattttattaattctattttatctaTCTAAGCCttgattttcaaaaaattaaggagaaattagtaatttctttaaatgcaaattaaagTTATTAAGTTACAAGGTGATGATTTAGAAAATTGTACTGTACCGTTTAGTAATATTAGTACTACTCACTGTCGTAGATCGTAAAGTTATTCCATTAAATGCATTTACTTTCCATTAATTTTAGTATAAATTATCACAAATATAGGCGAAATGAAGCATCAATTTAAGAATGATTTaaactgtaaattatttttttatctttcaatCACTCTTTactcaaattataatatttaatgaaataaatgagaTTTGTAAGtcattaaattctttattaaaatttctgattatatttggtatttatttatttcgtatcacattcttatataatatatttatatatatatatattatatattattgcaaTATAAACAAATGATTATTGCCTATGAGATCTCCTAGAAACTACATACTGGAGCAATATCTTTcagtacaaatatatttaaatatcgtGTAAAATTTGTAGGATTTATTGGAGTGGTCTAAAAATCGTTTACACGCTCTCTTTACaattctctctcgctctctaaTTTCGCCTTGCTCGCACGATCTATCTCACGCCGTTGCTCTTTACAATCTGCTGCGATGCTCGGCGGTCTCCTAGCATCGCGTGGCTTACAGAAAACAAGTTGTTTACTGACAATGTAGTTTAACAACTGTCGCTTGTCTCTAACATACTCGTTTCTACGACTCGCTCCTACATCAACCTATACCACTATCCGACCTCTGATATCTGTACCGTCTTTACTGATATTCGGTTGACTTGGTTCACTGCTTCACGTGGTCTGCGGCGGTAGACGTTAACGAAGCAATCTGTCGTTGCGCGAATTTCTAACTGTATAGGGCCCTAAGAATTCATTGGCCAGCTCTAAACCTGTACCCTGCCGAGTGCGTTTAATCGCAGCCAAATCTTCCTCTCGGTAGTTCCTCGCCTCTTCGCTTCCCCAGAACGCTGGATTTTATCTCGCTCGCTCTCGAATCGCGCGACCCATTCTTCGAATAAGTCCCGCACTTCCGGGTTGCCTCGCAACCTCGCGTGGGTCCCAAAGAGTGCGCGGAACGGTGTCGTACTTGTGCTGCGGTGCGTCGTCGTATTTACACATTGTTGCGCTAAATCTAAATATCTGTACCATTGTTCGCGTTACGGGTGTGCTGATTTGATCAGCAAAGGCCCCGACCTGTTCCGCCGGTCGCCCTAGACCCTGCTTCTTTACCACCGAGAGGTTTCGGCGTCCCGGCCAGCCCCGGTTTCCACGCGCCTGACAGATGTTGCTCGTGCAACCGCCTTATAAGCTCGTTCTTGGTTCTAACCGTTGTTAGAAGCCTTTACAATATCTCGTCGAACCGCGTGACTGTAAAGCTATTCCTTGATCCATCGCTATAGCACTCGATACGCGAGTAGACGAAACGCAGTTGGTTACACGCCACACCAATGCCTCCTACTTTATTCCGACCTGACTCCAACGAATCCGGTGGGGTCCCCAAGATTCGTAGGATTTACCGGAGTGGTCTAAAAATCGTTTACACGCTCTCTTTACaattctctctcgctttctaatttcgctcgctcgctcgcatgaTATCTATCTCATATACCGTTGCTCTTTACAATCTGCCGCGATGCTCGACGGTCGCCTAGCATCGCGCGGCCTACGGGGAGAACAAGTTGTTTATCGCAACGCGTGGCGACGGTTTATCAACCGCCGCTTATCTCTAACGACTCGTTCCTACGGCTCGCtcctacatatatatgtatacatacacgtacatacatatatatgtatataatatgtatatatataaattttctacaATTGATTATATACAATATAGACCTTTTTTTGAG
It contains:
- the Sra-1 gene encoding cytoplasmic FMR1-interacting protein Sra-1 isoform X2; this encodes MTTDKVTLGDALSNVDVLDEFTLPDEQPCIEAQPCSVVYQANFDTNFEDRNGFVTGIAKYIEEATVHASLNELLEEGLKHAVMLYTWRCCSRAIPQPKSNEQPNRVEIYEKTVEVLAPEVNKLLNFMYFQRKAIERFSGEVKRLCHHEKRKDFVSEAYLLTLGKFINMFAVLDELKNMKSSVKNDYSTYRRAAQFLKVMSDSQTLQESQNLSMFLATQNKIRDTVKENLEKIAGYEELLADVVNICVHMFETKMYLTPNEKHMLVKVMGFGLFLMDSELCNINKLDQKKKLKLDRIDRIFKNLEVVPLFGDMQIAPFNYIKRSKHFDASKWPLSSSSNSISPQADLMVHLPQIREDHVKYISELARYSNEVTTTYKECGSDVENRETAELALRGLQLLSQWTSVVTELYSWKLLHPTDHHMNKECPQEAEEYERATRYNYTDEEKFALIEVIAMIKGLQVLMARIETVFIDAIRRNIYAELQDFVQLILREPLRKAIKNKKDLIRSIIVSVRETCADWHFGVEPLGDPALKGKKDPDNGFGIKVPRRNVGPSSTQLYMVRTMLESLIADKSGGKRTLRKDIDGQYLVQIDQFHKTSFYWSYLLNFSESLQDCCDLSQLWYREFYLEMTMGRKIQFPIEMSMPWILTDHILRSKEPSMMEYVLYPLDLYNDSALYALTIFRKQFLYDEVEAEVNLCFDQFVYKLSEQIFAHYKQLAASILLDKRFRVECVALGAYLLPYPRANRYETLLKQRHVQLLGRSIDLNKLITQRINADMQKSLDLAISKFESGDITGVVELEGLLQVNRLTHKLLSKWLALDEYDAMFREANHNVLAPYGRITLHVFWELNYDFLPNYCYNAATNRFVKCRGLQFVQPVHRDKPPQMSHHYLWGSKQLNLAYSTQYGQYSGFVGPQHFRTMCKLLGYQGIAVVMEELLKIVKSLIQGSLHQFTKTLMEAMPKVCKLPRYDYGSPGVLGYYHAQLNDIVQYPDAKTELFHNFREFGNTILFCLLMEQALSQEEVCDLLHAAPFQNILPRPYCKEGEKPETKQKRLEAKYAALQIVPNVDKLGTAKQAMIAREGDLLTRERLCCGLSIFEVVLSRLRSFLDDPIWVGPPPANGVMNVDECTEFHRLWSALQFVYCIPVGETEFTVEELFGEGLHWAGCAMIVLLGQQRRFEALDFCYHILRVQRVDGKDENVKGIHLKRMVDRIRRFQVLNSQIFAVLNKYLKSGDSDVTSVEHVRCFPSPIHPSLAHAQQQHYHTPEYLRQINHQ
- the Sra-1 gene encoding cytoplasmic FMR1-interacting protein Sra-1 isoform X1, giving the protein MTTDKVTLGDALSNVDVLDEFTLPDEQPCIEAQPCSVVYQANFDTNFEDRNGFVTGIAKYIEEATVHASLNELLEEGLKHAVMLYTWRCCSRAIPQPKSNEQPNRVEIYEKTVEVLAPEVNKLLNFMYFQRKAIERFSGEVKRLCHHEKRKDFVSEAYLLTLGKFINMFAVLDELKNMKSSVKNDYSTYRRAAQFLKVMSDSQTLQESQNLSMFLATQNKIRDTVKENLEKIAGYEELLADVVNICVHMFETKMYLTPNEKHMLVKVMGFGLFLMDSELCNINKLDQKKKLKLDRIDRIFKNLEVVPLFGDMQIAPFNYIKRSKHFDASKWPLSSSSNSISPQADLMVHLPQIREDHVKYISELARYSNEVTTTYKECGSDVENRETAELALRGLQLLSQWTSVVTELYSWKLLHPTDHHMNKECPQEAEEYERATRYNYTDEEKFALIEVIAMIKGLQVLMARIETVFIDAIRRNIYAELQDFVQLILREPLRKAIKNKKDLIRSIIVSVRETCADWHFGVEPLGDPALKGKKDPDNGFGIKVPRRNVGPSSTQLYMVRTMLESLIADKSGGKRTLRKDIDGQYLVQIDQFHKTSFYWSYLLNFSESLQDCCDLSQLWYREFYLEMTMGRKIQKCQVRHQHNEECSDLITMEKRIQFPIEMSMPWILTDHILRSKEPSMMEYVLYPLDLYNDSALYALTIFRKQFLYDEVEAEVNLCFDQFVYKLSEQIFAHYKQLAASILLDKRFRVECVALGAYLLPYPRANRYETLLKQRHVQLLGRSIDLNKLITQRINADMQKSLDLAISKFESGDITGVVELEGLLQVNRLTHKLLSKWLALDEYDAMFREANHNVLAPYGRITLHVFWELNYDFLPNYCYNAATNRFVKCRGLQFVQPVHRDKPPQMSHHYLWGSKQLNLAYSTQYGQYSGFVGPQHFRTMCKLLGYQGIAVVMEELLKIVKSLIQGSLHQFTKTLMEAMPKVCKLPRYDYGSPGVLGYYHAQLNDIVQYPDAKTELFHNFREFGNTILFCLLMEQALSQEEVCDLLHAAPFQNILPRPYCKEGEKPETKQKRLEAKYAALQIVPNVDKLGTAKQAMIAREGDLLTRERLCCGLSIFEVVLSRLRSFLDDPIWVGPPPANGVMNVDECTEFHRLWSALQFVYCIPVGETEFTVEELFGEGLHWAGCAMIVLLGQQRRFEALDFCYHILRVQRVDGKDENVKGIHLKRMVDRIRRFQVLNSQIFAVLNKYLKSGDSDVTSVEHVRCFPSPIHPSLAHAQQQHYHTPEYLRQINHQ
- the nSMase gene encoding neutral sphingomyelinase is translated as MTDEVTINILSLNCWGIPYVSKNREDRMKAIAEKFATENYDVICLQEVWSVNDFKMIKARTQEQLPYSHYFYSGVLGSGICVLSKYPIEDVMFHKWTLNGYVHKVHHGDWFGGKGVGLCRLKIHGMTVNIYTVHLHAEYNRHNDEYIAHRVLQAFDTAQFIRMTCGGADFAILGGDLNTEPQDLAYKIICGVAGLSDACSSVSNNLGTNECANNSYTSSKLARKVPEGKRIDHILYLSSKLNKVEVVNFHHPFPKRVPYKDFSYSDHEAVMATLKLSPGLSQPVNVDIRDSLKEAINICETSLKSVRRHRILYLIFACVLTVPLVCSMGLDCTIVSVGVNIGLNVIRVFLSAMLCYTLFMSTIWNSVEKNALKAGRLEMEIYLTNLNNNLLKK